A genomic region of Haliotis asinina isolate JCU_RB_2024 chromosome 1, JCU_Hal_asi_v2, whole genome shotgun sequence contains the following coding sequences:
- the LOC137281729 gene encoding uncharacterized protein, producing MVWVIPLILVVADRGCGQVFSEQLLSGVFTETRVPSVTLCQSLCWYSTSCRAYTWSTERRLCQFTKDRSAISPAFFVVSSQHLYSDAQVPPDMNIGHPCIRRPCGVDEMCVPTDAASGYLCLYEAPTTVTTTTIVTTTVAPTTVTTTAAPTTVTTSASPTTVTTTAVPTTVTTTTIVTTTVAPTTVTTSAAPTTVTTTAAPTTVTTTAASTIVTTTATPTTVTTTAAPTTVTTTAATTTVTSTEAPTTVTTTAAPTTVTTTTTVTTTATPTTVTTTAAPTTVTTTTTVTTTAAPTTVTTTATPTTVATTAGPTGANSCVSECAGLQGSFHSCTGGCDHYIECSVNGAFQRTCPSGSVWDDKSKLCNFPPSPTCS from the exons ATGGTTTGGGTCATTCCGTTAATACTGGTAGTGGCTGACAGAGGATGTGGACAGGTCTTCTCGGAACAACTCTTGTCTGGAGTCTTCACAGAAACTCGCGTCCCCAGCGTCACATTGTGTCAATCTCTGTGTTGGTACTCTACTTCCTGCAGAGCCTACACCTGGTCTACAGAAAGACGCCTGTGTCAGTTCACCAAGGACAGGAGCGCCATTTCACCAGCCTTTTTCGTCGTCAGTAGTCAGCATCTGTATTCGGACGCTCAGGTTCCACCTGATATG AACATTGGCCACCCTTGCATCAGACGACCATGCGGTGTTGATGAGATGTGTGTACCAACTGATGCAGCCAGTGGCTACCTGTGTCTGTATGAAG CACCTACCACAGTGACAACTACTACCATTGTGACAACTACTGTAGCACCTACCACAGTGACAACTACTGCAGCCCCTACCACGGTGACAACGTCTGCATCACCTACCACAGTGACAACCACTGCAGTACCTACCACAGTGACAACTACTACCATTGTGACAACTACTGTAGCACCCACCACAGTAACAACGTCTGCAGCACCTACCACAGTGACAACCACTGCAGCACCTACCACAGTGACAACCACTGCAGCGTCTACAATAGTGACAACTACTGCAACACCTACCACAGTTACAACTACTGCAGCACCTACCACAGTGACAACCACTGCAGC TACTACCACTGTGACAAGCACTGAAGCACCTACCACAGTTACAACTACTGCAGCACCTACCACAGTGacaactactaccactgtgACAACCACTGCAACACCTACCACAGTGACAACTACTGCAGCACCTACCACAGTGacaactactaccactgtgACAACCACTGCAGCACCTACCACAGTGACAACTACTGCAACACCTACCACTGTAGCAACTACTGCAGGACCCACAGGAGCAA attCCTGTGTGTCGGAGTGTGCTGGTTTACAAGGTAGTTTCCACTCCTGTACCGGGGGCTGTGATCATTACATAGAGTGCTCAGTTAATGGGGCCTTTCAAAGAACCTGCCCGTCAGGTTCAGTTTGGGACGACAAGTCCAAGCTTTGCAATTTCCCCCCGTCACCAACATGCAGTTAG
- the LOC137281806 gene encoding uncharacterized protein, producing the protein MGLDKHGALWYWLVMSLYIHGLTEQQEIIFDADQKLTSFSPPSHGTNRTVTAGRNITFVCRITASQGTVHVEWYRTQRGKTAEVQYYSGRCGLRNHTLPRLSVKQKDCEGGQFKLRIQEVDTSFEADWFCVVIRSEGRFQSQYIGFHVSHDADGTGQDIQDVDTPRLISGVAGGGVMLLVITMCVLLRRRRTRNADDSGRTSVQTVKDQGSDESVVMEDNPMYCSCDEEYGVHTPKSGQECDVYTEIQKQPKTVAEFCGQDGMDDGNTYAKPDKRRNAAIDEQPLAGQLVPRNCSFN; encoded by the exons ATGGGACTTGACAAACACGGGGCTTTGTGGTACTGGCTAGTTATGTCACTGTACATCCATGGCTTGACAGAACAGCAGG AAATCATCTTCGATGCGGATCAAAAGTTAACATCGTTTTCCCCACCCAGTCACGGTACAAACAGAACGGTAACAGCAGGTCGAAATATAACTTTCGTGTGTCGCATAACTGCTTCACAAGGCACTGTTCACGTGGAATGGTACAGAACCCAGCGAGGTAAAACGGCAGAGGTGCAGTACTACAGTGGCAGATGTGGATTGAGAAATCACACGTTGCCTCGTCTATCTGTGAAACAAAAGGATTGTGAAGGTGGTCAGTTCAAGCTCAGGATACAAGAGGTCGATACCAGTTTTGAGGCCGATTGGTTCTGTGTTGTCATTCGATCAGAAGGCCGATTTCAAAGTCAGTACATTGGGTTTCATGTGTCGCATG ATGCTGATGGCACGGGTCAAGATATCCAAGACGTAGACACACCTCGGCTGATAAGTGGAGTCGCTGGTGGCGGTGTGATGCTACTAGTTATTACAATGTGTGTCCTCCTCAGACGCAGGAGGACAAGGAACGCTGATGATA GTGGGCGGACATCAGTACAGACTGTGAA GGACCAAGGATCAGATGAGTCTGTAG TGATGGAGGACAACCCCATGTATTGCTCCTGTGACGAGGAATACGGAGTCCACACTCCGAAATCTG GGCAGGAGTGTGACGTATACACTGAGATTCAGAAACAGCCAAAGACAGTGGCAGAGTTCTGTGGACAAGATGGTATGGATGATGGAAATACGTATGCCAAACCAGACAAACGGAGGAACGCAGCAATTGATG AGCAGCCCTTAGCCGGACAACTGGTACCTAGGAATTGTTCTTTCAACTGA